The following is a genomic window from Neodiprion pinetum isolate iyNeoPine1 chromosome 3, iyNeoPine1.2, whole genome shotgun sequence.
AGTCTGAAGAATTCACTTTTACGTGTAACTCATGACGGAAGCAGCAGCCTTCGATCAACTtcgacacatttttttatcaaatcacTTTTACCAGGAAACTGGTTTTTTCTGCACTTTCGAATTCGACCTCCCGTGATCCAAGGATTCTTTGTCGATTGATTATTTCATGGCAGGTCCTGCTGTCGCTTCTTGTAATCCATTTGCGGTATGCAACCAGAAACATTCGGTGAAGATAGACGCTCGATTACAAGGACTTGACGATTCTGAAGAcgagcgaaaaaaattttatacatggTTGCTTGTTAAAGAAAAACCTGAGAAAAGTGATGTACGGaatgtgattttttcaccgtacCAATTGCCGTACATCCGTATGACAGCATCTCGATCCGATCTTGAGGAACCTGAGCTGCCTGCAAAGCTGATCTAATGCTGTGCAATTCGAAGCCTCCATCACGATCCATCTGAACAAATTGAACCATCGTTACACCCAGTTCgggatatttttaaaaagctATAAAAAGGTGCCTGGCATTGAAAGCGTATAAAATTACGGCGTGTCATGCTCATGGGATCGGTGACAATTTTTGGAGTATCAATATACGTGTAGACATGATATCTCAAGACCAGTTGCGTCAGACTTATTATTCATTCTGATATGTCAGTATAAAGATTGATTAACGTTCTTGCCAGTTGGTTGTGACTATTCGAATGATAGACGggcgaaaaaatttattcattgacTAGCAGAGCTGTGAATAATTCATTAACATATGTACTCACCCAACCGTATTCGACGTAAATGCAGAGCAGGAAACACTGGGAATACAATAACGCTTTTCATTACATACTTACGTATGGAAAGTCGTATAgtgagtttaaaaatatactttcTAATTACCTTGAGCGCGTCCGTTTTCGCATGCGAATGATGCATGTCGCGATGGATCAGGACCGAATTAACCGTGTCCAAACTGACTGTACTCGAGGCATTACAGAGACGAAGAATAGCCAAGTCGCCGGCGATTCTCTGAGTGATAAATTTCGACTTTATAtgtgaaaatgttttcaaatatatcatcCGTCGTTCTACGTTATCAATCCTCGAGACTTACCGTAGGAATACAGACGCATAAACCAATCATGCAGCTGGAAAGCACAAGCGCAATAACCGCTTTCTGCAACATGTTTCACTATATCACGTAAGGAACTACTATGTGCGACTGGTAAGCTTTGTGCTTTTGAGGAGTAATAACAAGCGGATATCACAAAAAACGGACTCTATCTGACGCTCGACAAGAGAAATGTTAGTGGGAACTTTGCCTCTTATATTGGATTGTACATATCTGAGACTTCCTGTGCCCACGCAACCGTTGATAACAGGTTCGGTGCGTAGTGGTAGATTGTACTAAGCGTTCTCAGTATTTGGCCACTGGATGAAAATGCAGCgacgaaatttgaaacagagaaataattattacggTGTCGTGATATTCACTGTACTTTGCTTTACTTTATTTCAACTAGACGCTCGATACGATACGACCGTTATAAATCTTACGGCTAAATGTAAATACTGTATCATACTAAAGTATAACAATAATGCGTAAAGGGataatgttattattaatatagtATAGTAACTGGTATTATGCTAAGTTTGATTGAcatctgttttttcttcatcatttCCTGCGTAGATTTGTACAAGAATtaagttagtattaagaaTGCTACAGGTATGCGATTAGGTTGTACGGTACATTactggtaaaaataaaactcttCCGAAGCTACTGATTTTTTCGTCTTTTGGTTAACAACGAGGATAATGTTCCAGCGTTTAGAAGGTCGCCTGTACCTTCTAAATGCTGAACGAAGTACACATGTAGGCACGGTCCTGAAAATCGTTCATTGTCACTGAGTTTCTTCTAAGGAATAAGGAATTACCTCCTTGCGTTCTAAAGTAAATTCTTTCAACATTGCGCCCATTGCGGAAAACACGAGGGAAACAGACACGCTGTCGAGAGGAGGTAGAAGGACGTACTCTAGGAGATAAGAGAGTGATTTGCACCGAAGTTTTTCCTACAGCGACAAGTCACGATTATGTCGGGGGATTCGGTACCAGCAAAAACGACGCTTCGTCTCATCCCcgtattttcgaataatttacttttattttactcttCCTTGGCGTTCGTTACTCTCTTTGGATTCACCCGATCCACGTCCTCTTTATCATGTCGGCAGCTTTCTCGGCGATCATGATAGCCGGGGCGTTGGTATTTCCTGACGTCACTCTTGGCATGATGCTCGTGTCGGCCACCCTCAGATTCCTGATGCCTCGCACCCTGAGCTCGTTGTCGACGACTGCCATCGGATCGTTGGCTGGTCCCATCTTGCACGATCCAGCCTGATGATTTTCCGGCGCAGTGTCATGCTTAACAGCGCATTCCCAGTAGGCGTCACACCCGAACTTCAAGTGCTCGCAGTTCTTCACCGGCGTTTTGTCGAGCTGAAAGCCGTACCTTTTCAGGGCATCGGTTTCCGCCAGTCTCACGGCGAACTTGATGCCTTCGACGAGGCGCGCTACGTCCTCTGGGACTGTAAGGTACTTCGGATAGATCATCGGCTTGTCGAGAGGGTCGCTGCTCCTCAGTCGAAGGTACCCACGGCTCTTCGGGTGCAACAGCGTGGGGATTATGTAGATGCTACGATTGGCTCCCTTCTTTTCTCCGACCATTCCTGTCTCCGCGCAATCCGCGAGGTATCCTCCGAATATCAGCTGGATGTCAGGATGATCGTCTCGAGGATTTGCATACTTCGTGTTGATCATTGCAGTCGCTTCCGATATGCCTGAAattggaaatttcaaattaaactgCGTCTTGTTTTGTACTACTTTATTGTTGTCGAAGTACGGCATTGGTCCTGGTCTTTGAGGCGAACCGTATCTTCGGCATATTGTGCGATTGGATGAGCGATGTCGGTCTGTTTGTGCTCTGAGTCGATTCGAGCGAAAGCTCGTCTGGCAAACAGAGTAGATATTATACCGCGAGGATAATGGATTAGTGCCTGAAAGTTCATGGCATGAGAATCAGTTGCGACAGAGAATCGCGTGGATTCCAATCAAGTCGTTATAGGCGAAACTGTATATTTGCCATTAAATATATGTGACTAACTTGTTGATTTATCACCGACGACGAGATGTAACTGTAAAGTAGACTGGGAAtatctttatttattcatacttGTATTGATATTCGCGAATTGTTTCGGAAGTTCTTCGACGATTTCCTAAAAGGCATATCGGGAAAGAAATCTCGGGATCATAAGTTATGTGCTTCGTTTTTTGAATCTCGTTGCACAATTCTTTATGgcaaaattatgcaaaatcgAAAAGGCGTTACGTTTCGGGTGTGATTTGAATAAGAAAACGATAAGTCAAGCCGGATACATACCACTTAGAGATTCTATCACATACTTATATGCAGATTTGCGAAATGGataagttataaaaatatcaattttttgttcgaaCCGTCTGCCTGTGAATATTTGCATCGATAAATCACTCGATTGAGTGGTTTTGAAGTATCGGCAAGAGTGTCTGAAACCTCTTACGATAACTGTTGGCGTTCGCCCAACGTATGAATATATTATTCTGGATGTCGGATAAACAATTGCGAGACTTCTTCACGAGCAGGATAATGAAAGAAATACTGCAAAGACATACcgaccgaaaaaaaaattactcgcaATGAATcattgaaacagaaaaatattggTGATCAAATTTGCAGTATCATGGAAGTCTGCATGGTAGATGAAGGCGAATGGAGTTAATCTCTATCACGCGAAATGAAATCGTTTGCAGAAGGGAGTAAATACGAAGTCGACAGCTCTGAAGGGTCTTAGGCTACAGGCTGCAGAGAATATAAACATCGAATCAAGATAATCCTGAGCATGTAACCCGCAGGCGGCGTAGTAGTACgttaattacaaatttacaTCTGTCGTATCGCAGGCTTGAGCAATAAGCACACGCCTAGTGTTGCCCCGTGGGAAAATACGTCATGAGGTTCCAGTCCTAATTCAGGGGCGCGTCGAGTCTGACTCAGGGGATTCCTGCTGGTTCCTTTTGGCGCGGAGATTAATGCCAGCAGAGTTGGAAGTTCCGTGGGGAATATtgcattagaaaaaaattacatcacCGAGTATACAGCTCGGGCCGTGAACCAGATCATTGTGCAATTCGCTTTCACTGGTGGCGGAATTTCATCTCGATGCTGGAACGACTAGGCCTACAAACAAAGGCTGGATCGAAAGGATAGGGGAACGGCTCACGACTCGGTTACACGATCGTGGAAAATTGCTTGAGACGTTATAACGGATGAATCGTAAAGATCGCGCAATGTACTGATAATCTGATCAAAAGTTCTACGGGGGAGAAGAACCATATACATTGTTTATAACTCTGGTTATTGCTATTGAGGTTGATCGAAAGTATAGAATATCACATTCAGCATAATAAATATCCGGGATTTGTACATCGACTCAAGGTGAACGTTGAATATGATGCCTTTTGAtatttgcaaataaatttaagGAAAGACTTTCACAATCAATTTGCTTGCGCTTCTGACGACACGAGTGAAATGGACTCGAGAGGTTTTGGTGTGGTATTTATGGAATCGaattcgattgaaatattattgcaCGTTAAAGTCTACTGAAATATTGGCTTACCGAATCGGATTCTGTGACAATCGGTTAATTGTCATTTTCGGTTTATAGGAAGATAAATATAACTGTGTTTTCGAAGTCGCAGAAATTCGGTTTTCAGGGAAGGATAACTAACTTTTCCACTTTGCTTCATCACGACCCTaccgtaaaaaatttcacgaggCTAGAACTTACCGGTGCCTGACATGAGGCCATCCCTGAAGAGGAGATACTCCATTGCAGTGGCCCAGTTCAACGGCGTCGTGTCCGTGTCATTGATGGTGAATCCCACTCCAAAAGCGACGTGATTGTGAAGGTTTTTCCCCACGCCTGGTAAGTTATGAAGAACGGGGACATCGACCGCCTGCAATTCTTCACTGGGACCGATTCCACTGTTCAGCAAGATTTGGGGTGAGTTTACGGCGCCTGAAATGAGCCATTTGGAATTACATGATCAGCCATAAATGAAACGACGAATTGCCACGCGCAGATTTCAACGCCACCGGGTTTAACGTAAGGGCTGTTTCATGTTTACAGCTGTGTAAGCGAATGGATTTTAAAGAAACGAGTCTGCGTTAGTGAAACGGTAGTCGAAGCGATGAAATTAGCATTTCTGCAGGTTCTTCCCTTCGACGAAGAAGAGTATTCGTAATCTGTGTGACCATTTCTTACACGGTCGGTATACCATGAACCTACGATGCTGCAATGTAAGTCTTGGAATTTCAAACTACAGccgttaaattttattttaaccaACGCTCTTCGGAGTGCCCATCAAACGGAAATATGAAACTGCTTTCAACGTTATTGATACAGACATATAGGTTCACTCTCATACTTTTCGCTGAAGTAATTCTCAACTCCGCAGCACTGCATGGGCGCGTTACGTACGATCTCTACGAGTAGTCGTATCACGATACTGTTACTATGATACTAAAAGTAGCAAAAACTT
Proteins encoded in this region:
- the LOC124214601 gene encoding uncharacterized protein isoform X1; translation: MLQKAVIALVLSSCMIGLCVCIPTRIAGDLAILRLCNASSTVSLDTVNSVLIHRDMHHSHAKTDALKCFLLCIYVEYGWMDRDGGFELHSIRSALQAAQVPQDRIEMLSYGCTAIESSSPCNRASIFTECFWLHTANGLQEATAGPAMK
- the LOC124214601 gene encoding uncharacterized protein isoform X2: MLQKAVIALVLSSCMIGLCVCIPTRIAGDLAILRLCNASSTVSLDTVNSVLIHRDMHHSHAKTDALKMDRDGGFELHSIRSALQAAQVPQDRIEMLSYGCTAIESSSPCNRASIFTECFWLHTANGLQEATAGPAMK